A region from the Lutra lutra chromosome 1, mLutLut1.2, whole genome shotgun sequence genome encodes:
- the USF3 gene encoding basic helix-loop-helix domain-containing protein USF3 encodes MPEMTENETPTKKQHRKKNRETHNAVERHRKKKINAGINRIGELIPCSPALKQSKNMILDQAFKYITELKRQNDELLLNGGNNEQAEEIKKLRKQLEEIQKENGRYIELLKANDICLYDDPTIHWKGNLKNSKVSVVIPSDQVQKNIIVYSNGSQPGGNSQGTAVQGITFNVGHNLQKQTANVAPVQRACNLVTPVSISGVYPPENKPWHQTTVSALANQPVPLCLPATISAQNILELSTSESESSVLGATSGSLIAVPIGPEAHQHRPLHTCLNDQNSPENKNGQESPKLVRKTVPCATSIPTASSATAAKVHHGSKSCLSIQDFRNDFQTTFVVSVTTTVCSQPPRSAGDSCPVSISKGADSAAVTTVVAPSAPGGGKTAAPVSTLSASPLESWTLSCSLPSSSVSASDLKNMNSLTRISSAGNTQTTWTTLQLAGNTIQPLSQTPSSAVTPVVNESGPSPTTANHRRPVATGVNLSNSFPADGQAVEQVVVTLPSCPSLPMQPLIAQPQVKSQPPKNILPLNSAMQVIQMAQPVGSAVNTAPGNQNVIILQPPSTTPCPAVMRAEVPNQTVGQQIVIIQAANQNPLPLLSAPPPGSVRLPVNGASPLIGSNNSVQNVSTPQTFGGKHLVHILPRPSSLATSSSTQTFSVTMSNQQQPQTISLNGQLFALQPVMSSSGTTNQTPMQIIQPTTSEDPNTNVALNTFGALASLNQSISQMAGQSCVQLSISQSANPPTAANSQTTPVNNVSLTTTVASPVTTDNSATLPSAYSLITTPSVNAVACLPNVKSKRLNKKPGAKKHFAANKSACPLNPVRDVGKFDCASTDATAEPSCNNDGLLESLPVGLPSVAGSQANSVSVSGAHSMDVLNSESVIPESLPKSKSGEETSLPSQESVPSEHFVMAPAKSKDSAPILQRETPQDKPATSLALSDAAKSCTSANVLIPSPNDPHVLVSQVSGLSSTASTAGTDCVSEVEVIEEPCGVEQDSPDTLQATGLLKGPGLTALLSGLEKEKDPQKLSLSVQVDHPDFSSENSKLVDAGVDLHPKQELLLMSSDDRDPGPPHSCVPDPEVISGSLLVSRQADSPMSTSSGSSRSFSVASMLPETTREDVSSSTTTNTCDSCTFVEQTDIVALAARAIFDQDSLEKGRAGSQADIRDVTSKPAEASPLEGDQPFKTQVSKEGGAGQAEATPNEFTSQDSIEATVDRPLGKPSCSVGMKTSSASLQVSTSQSPSITSLSVNNLIHQSSISHPLVSCAGLPQTSEQTTVPATVNLTVASSSYTGQPPGPALMTDYTQEQLSTITGTIANPQIQEPLLKPSQESRKDSAKRAVQDDLVLSSAKRQKHCQPAPLRLEAMSLMSRTPDSISDQAQMMVSQLPPNSANSVVPISNPAHGDGLTRLFPPSNNFVAPALRQTEVQCSSQNSVAEQQQTQASQHLQALQQHVPAQGVSHLHSNHLYLKQQQQQQQQQAVRERHHLYQLQHHIPHAESSVHSQPHNVHQQRTLQQEVQMQKKRNLVQGTQASQLALQPKHPGTDQPRPKSGQPHPHHQQMQQQMQQHFGSSQPEKSCENPSASRNHHNHPQNHLSQDLLHQQPDVGSRQQGSGVSSEHVSGHNPMQRLLTSRGMEQQMVSQPSIVTRPSDMTCAPHRPERNRVSSYSAEALIGKTSSNSEQRMGISIQGSRVSDQLEMRSYLDVPRNKSLALHNMQGRVDHPIAPEIRLSDCQTFKPSGASQQPPSNFEVQSSRNNEIGNPVSSLRTMQSQAFRISQNPGPPPIDRQKRLPYPPVQSIPAGNAIPPRDSENTCHQSFMQSLLAPHLGDQVLGTQRPLSEHQRNTQCGPSSAIEYNCPPAHESVHIRRESESQNRESCDMSLGAINTRNSTLNIPFSSSSSSGDIQGRNTSPNVSVQKSNPMRITDSHGTKGHMNPPVTTNMHGVARPALPHPSVSHGNAEQGPPVRPTNSSVPQRSRHPLQDSSGSKIRQPERNRSGNQRHSNVFDPSLPHLPLSTSGSMILGRQQPTTEKRGSIVRFMPDSPQIPNDNSAPDQHTLSQNFGFPFIPEGGMNPPINANTSFIPQVTQPSATRTPALIPVDPQNTLPSFYPPYSPAHPTLSNDISIPYFSNQMFSNPSTEKVNSGSLNNRFGSILSPPRPVGFGQPSFPLLPDMPPMHMTNSHLSNFNMTSLFPEIATALPDGSAMSPLLTIANSSASDSSKQSSNRPAHNISHILGHDCSSAV; translated from the coding sequence ctgaagaaattaaaaagctacGTAAACAACTGGaagaaattcaaaaagaaaatggtcGATATATCGAATTACTGAAAGCAAATGACATATGCCTATATGATGACCCCACAATCCACtggaaaggaaatcttaaaaactcAAAGGTCTCTGTTGTTATTCCCAGTGATCAGGTTCAAAAAAATATCATTGTTTATTCCAATGGGAGTCAGCCTGGTGGAAATAGCCAGGGAACAGCTGTTCAGGGGATAACCTTTAATGTTGGTCATAATTTACAAAAGCAGACCGCCAACGTGGCACCAGTACAGAGGGCTTGCAATCTGGTGACTCCTGTGTCTATTTCTGGAGTTTACCCTCCTGAAAACAAGCCATGGCATCAAACCACAGTTTCTGCATTGGCCAACCAGCCTGTTCCTCTTTGTCTTCCTGCTACCATTTCTGCTCAAAACATTCTCGAGCTTTCCACCTCTGAAAGTGAATCGAGTGTGCTTGGTGCCACCAGTGGCTCACTGATTGCTGTTCCCATTGGGCCTGAAGCCCACCAACATCGTCCCTTGCACACATGTCTGAATGATCAGAATTCTCCTGAAAATAAGAATGGGCAAGAGAGCCCCAAATTAGTGAGGAAAACAGTCCCTTGTGCCACAAGCATCCCTACCGCTTCCTCGGCGACTGCTGCGAAAGTACACCATGGAAGTAAGTCCTGCCTGAGCATACAGGATTTCAGAAATGATTTTCAAACCACCTTCGTTGTTTCAGTTACCACCACAGtctgctcccagccccccagGTCTGCAGGTGATTCCTGTCCAGTGAGCATTAGCAAGGGCGCAGACTCTGCAGCTGTTACTACAGTGGTGGCCCCCTCTGCCCCCGGAGGAGGGAAGACCGCCGCTCCCGTAAGCACTCTCTCTGCAAGCCCTTTGGAAAGTTGGACACTTTCTTGTTCTTTGCCTTCTTCAAGTGTTAGCGcttcagatttaaaaaacatgaatagCCTTACCCGAATCTCCTCCGCTGGAAACACACAGACAACATGGACTACTCTGCAACTGGCGGGAAACACTATTCAACCCTTGAGCCAGACACCGTCTTCTGCTGTGACTCCAGTAGTAAATGAGTCTGGTCCCAGCCCTACCACAGCCAACCACAGGAGACCCGTCGCTACAGGTGTTAACTTGAGTAATTCCTTTCCAGCAGATGGGCAGGCAGTTGAGCAAGTGGTTGTAACCTTGCCTTCTTGCCCGTCTTTACCTATGCAGCCGCTGATTGCCCAACCACAAGTTAAATCTCAGCCTCCAAAAAATATCCTTCCTTTGAATTCAGCAATGCAGGTTATTCAGATGGCTCAGCCCGTTGGGTCGGCTGTTAACACAGCTCCAGGTAATCAAAACGTTATCATTCTCCAGCCCCCCAGCACGACCCCTTGCCCAGCGGTGATGAGAGCAGAGGTTCCCAACCAAACCGTGGGTCAACAGATAGTGATCATACAGGCAGCTAATCAGAACCCCTTGCCGCTCCTCTCTGCTCCACCTCCTGGTTCTGTTCGACTCCCTGTCAATGGAGCCAGTCCTCTAATAGGGTCTAATAATTCAGTGCAGAATGTTTCAACCCCACAGACTTTTGGAGGAAAGCATCTTGTCCATATTTTACCAAGACCTTCATCTTTAGCAACATCTAGTTCAACACAAACTTTTTCTGTTACCATGTCAAACCAACAGCAGCCTCAAACCATTTCTTTAAATGGACAGCTCTTTGCTTTGCAGCCTGTGATGTCCTCATCAGGAACTACAAATCAAACCCCTATGCAAATTATCCAACCCACCACCAGCGAAGATCCAAATACCAACGTTGCCCTGAATACGTTTGGAGCTTTGGCCAGCCTCAATCAAAGCATATCGCAGATGGCTGGGCAAAGCTGTGTACAGTTGTCTATTAGCCAGTCTGCCAATCCTCCGACTGCTGCAAATAGTCAGACCACCCCAGTTAACAATGTTTCATTAACAACAACTGTGGCATCTCCTGTGACAACTGATAATTCGGCCACACTACCCAGTGCTTACAGTCTAATAACTACTCCCTCCGTGAACGCCGTAGCTTGTTTACCTAATGTGAAGTCGAAAAGGTTGAATAAGAAGCCAGGTGCCAAGAAACACTTCGCAGCTAACAAGTCGGCGTGCCCCCTGAATCCAGTCAGAGATGTGGGCAAGTTTGACTGCGCCAGCACTGACGCCACAGCGGAACCATCGTGTAATAATGACGGACTGCTGGAAAGCCTCCCTGTTGGGTTACCGTCTGTCGCCGGGTCCCAGGCAAACAGTGTAAGTGTTTCTGGTGCACATTCTATGGACGTTCTGAATTCTGAGTCAGTGATACCTGAATCTCTACCCAAATCTAAGTCAGGAGAAGAGACTAGCTTGCCCTCCCAAGAATCTGTACCGAGTGAACATTTTGTCATGGCCCCAGCAAAATCCAAAGATTCTGCCCCCATTTTGCAACGCGAGACCCCTCAGGATAAGCCAGCAACTAGTTTGGCGTTGTCAGATGCTGCCAAATCCTGCACTTCAGCTAATGTGTTGATTCCATCTCCGAATGATCCCCACGTTTTGGTTTCTCAGGTTTCTGGTCTGTCATCTACCGCCAGCACTGCCGGTACGGACTGTGTTTCTGAGGTAGAGGTCATTGAGGAACCTTGCGGGGTAGAGCAAGATTCACCTGATACGTTGCAAGCGACGGGTCTCTTAAAGGGGCCGGGTTTGACTGCACTGCTTTCTGgtcttgagaaagagaaggacCCTCAGAAACTCTCTCTTTCAGTCCAAGTGGACCATCCTGACTTTTCTTCAGAAAACTCTAAATTGGTTGATGCAGGTGTCGATTTACATCCCAAACAGGAGCTCTTACTGATGAGCAGTGACGATAGAGACCCAGGGCCGCCTCACTCGTGCGTCCCTGATCCGGAGGTCATCAGTGGCTCCTTGCTGGTCAGCAGACAGGCGGACTCTCCCATGTCAACCAGCTCTGGCAGCAGCCGTAGTTTCTCAGTGGCGTCCATGCTTCCTGAAACGACTAGAGAGGATGTCAGCAGCAGTACAACGACCAACACGTGTGACAGCTGTACCTTTGTAGAGCAAACTGACATTGTCGCTCTTGCGGCAAGAGCTATTTTTGACCAGGACAGCCTTGAGAAGGGAAGAGCTGGCAGCCAGGCTGACATAAGGGATGTCACTTCGAAGCCTGCTGAAGCATCGCCTCTAGAGGGGGACCAGCCTTTCAAAACACAGGTATCTAAAGAGGGTGGCGCAGGACAGGCAGAAGCAACACCAAATGAATTTACTTCTCAGGATTCGATTGAAGCCACAGTGGATCGGCCCCTTGGGAAACCAAGTTGTTCTGTGGGAATGAAAACATCCAGTGCCTCTTTACAGGTTTCAACCTCTCAGTCACCAAGCATCACCAGTTTGAGCGTGAATAATCTTATCCACCAGAGCAGCATCAGCCATCCTCTGGTCAGCTGTGCTGGTTTGCCCCAAACTTCAGAGCAAACAACTGTTCCTGCAACAGTTAATCTGACGGTGGCATCTAGCTCCTACACCGGTCAGCCTCCCGGACCAGCTCTGATGACCGATTATACCCAGGAACAGCTCAGCACCATAACTGGCACCATAGCAAATCCACAGATCCAAGAGCCCCTCTTAAAGCCAAGCCAGGAAAGCCGCAAAGACTCTGCTAAGCGTGCTGTCCAAGATGACCTTGTATTGTCTTCGGCTAAACGTCAGAAGCATTGCCAGCCAGCCCCGCTGAGGCTTGAGGCAATGTCCCTGATGAGCCGAACTCCAGACAGCATTTCTGATCAGGCTCAGATGATGGTCAGTCAGCTCCCTCCCAACTCTGCGAACTCTGTGGTGCCCATCAGCAACCCAGCACATGGGGACGGCCTCACCCGACTGTTCCCACCTAGTAACAATTTTGTGGCCCCCGCATTGAGACAAACGGAAGTGCAGTGCAGCTCTCAGAATTCGGTCGCTGAGCAGCAGCAGACCCAGGCCAGTCAACATCTCCAGGCCCTGCAGCAGCATGTTCCGGCCCAGGGGGTGTCCCACCTGCACAGTAACCACCTCTACctaaagcagcagcagcagcagcagcagcagcaagcagTGCGAGAGAGGCATCACCTGTATCAGCTGCAGCATCACATACCTCACGCAGAGAGCTCTGTCCACTCTCAGCCCCATAACGTCCACCAACAGAGGACTCTACAACAGGAAGttcagatgcagaaaaagcgGAATCTTGTTCAGGGCACTCAGGCCTCTCAGCTTGCCTTGCAACCAAAGCACCCTGGAACTGATCAGCCCCGGCCCAAGAGCGGTCAGCCACACCCCCACCATCAGCAGATGCAGCAACAGATGCAGCAGCACTTCGGAAGTTCGCAGCCGGAGAAGAGTTGTGAAAACCCTTCGGCCAGCCGGAACCACCATAACCATCCCCAGAACCATCTCAGTCAAGATCTTCTGCACCAGCAGCCGGATGTTGGGAGCAGGCAGCAAGGTTCAGGGGTTTCTTCGGAACACGTATCTGGGCATAACCCAATGCAGAGGCTTCTGACATCAAGAGGCATGGAGCAGCAAATGGTTTCCCAGCCAAGTATTGTGACGAGACCTTCAGACATGACCTGTGCTCCACACAGGCCAGAGAGAAATAGGGTTTCAAGTTATTCTGCTGAGGCACTCATTGGAAAGACGTCTTCTAATTCCGAGCAGAGAATGGGCATATCAATTCAGGGTTCCAGAGTTTCAGATCAGCTTGAAATGAGAAGCTATCTTGATGTTCCCAGGAATAAGAGCTTGGCCCTTCACAATATGCAGGGTCGGGTGGACCATCCCATTGCCCCGGAGATCCGCCTTTCTGACTGTCAGACGTTTAAACCAAGTGGAGCCAGTCAACAGCCCCCGAGTAATTTTGAAGTACAGTCctcaagaaataatgaaataggtAACCCTGTATCATCCCTGAGGACTATGCAGTCCCAGGCTTTTCGAATCAGTCAAAACCCTGGTCCACCACCAATCGACCGCCAAAAGAGATTACCTTATCCACCGGTTCAGAGTATCCCAGCAGGAAATGCCATCCCACCAAGGGACAGTGAAAACACATGCCACCAGAGTTTCATGCAGAGCTTACTTGCCCCTCACCTTGGTGATCAGGTCCTTGGAACACAGAGACCACTCTCGGAACATCAGAGGAACACACAGTGTGGTCCATCCTCTGCCATTGAATATAATTGTCCCCCAGCTCATGAAAGTGTACATATTAGAAGAGAGAGCGAGAGTCAGAACAGGGAAAGCTGTGACATGTCCCTAGGTGCAATTAACACCAGGAACAGCACCTTGAATATTCCTTTCTCCAGTTCTTCTTCTTCAGGAGATATTCAAGGTCGGAACACAAGTCCCAATGTTTCTGTGCAGAAGTCCAATCCCATGAGGATAACTGACAGTCATGGGACCAAGGGCCACATGAACCCTCCAGTCACAACCAACATGCATGGGGTTGCAAGGCCAGCTCTGCCCCATCCATCTGTGTCTCACGGAAATGCTGAGCAAGGGCCTCCTGTACGTCCAACTAACTCTTCAGTTCCCCAGCGATCAAGGCATCCCTTGCAAGACAGCAGTGGTTCCAAAATCCGTCAGCCTGAAAGGAATCGTTCTGGAAACCAAAGACACAGTAATGTCTTTGATCCGAGtcttccccatcttcctctgtCTACTAGTGGCAGTATGATTCTTGGACGCCAGCAGCCCActacagagaagagaggaagtaTTGTTCGTTTCATGCCCGATAGCCCACAAATACCTAACGATAATTCGGCACCTGACCAGCATACACTATCACAAAATTTcggttttccttttattcctgagGGTGGCATGAATCCACCAATAAATGCTAATACTTCTTTCATTCCACAGGTAACTCAGCCTAGTGCCACTCGAACGCCAGCTCTCATCCCTGTAGACCCCCAGAATACTCTACCCTCCTTCTATCCCCCGTACTCTCCTGCTCATCCTACACTGTCCAATGATATTTCAATCCCGTATTTTTCCAATCAGATGTTCTCAAATCCTAGCACTGAGAAAGTCAACAGTGGAAGCCTAAATAACCGATTTGGATCAATTCTGTCTCCTCCCAGGCCTGTTGGTTTTGGTCAACCAAGTTTTCCTCTGCTCCCTGATATGCCGCCAATGCACATGACCAACTCTCACTTGTCCAACTTTAACATGACATCTTTGTTTCCAGAAATAGCTACAGCTCTTCCGGATGGCTCGGCAATGTCACCTTTGCTTACCATAGCAAACTCCTCTGCCTCCGACTCTTCCAAGCAGTCCTCAAACAGACCTGCCCACAACATAAGCCATATTTTAGGTCATGACTGCAGTTCAGCTGTCTGA